A genome region from Gossypium hirsutum isolate 1008001.06 chromosome A04, Gossypium_hirsutum_v2.1, whole genome shotgun sequence includes the following:
- the LOC121228049 gene encoding serine/threonine-protein phosphatase 7 long form homolog produces the protein MPYLELAGFGSAALTRTFDLRYDLISALVERWRPETHTFHLPCVKCTVTLEDVALQFGLSIDVDAVTSVSAIAEPAALCYSLLEASPGDAESTFSELKFTWLKANFQHLSDNATEEELVCAAQAYIMHIIGGVLMPNSNNNKVHLQYLPLLADLCSVRSYSWGSTVLAMLYRELCRKTKPDAVDMGGYLILLQSWALYRMPFLASVGEEVHGKNKTGRHGQHWGFTHRRYVAVWENRMARRL, from the exons ATGCCCTACTTGGAGCTAGCTGGATTCGGGTCAGCAGCATTGACCCGGACGTTCGATTTGCGGTATGATTTAATATCCGCATTGGTCGAGCGTTGGCGaccggagacccacacttttcatttgccGTGTGTGAAGTGCACAGTCACTCTCGAGGATGTTGCATTACAGTTTGGGCTCTCAATTGACGTGGATGCCGTCACGAGTGTAAGTGCGATAGCTGAGCCGGCTGCACTTTGTTATAGCCTACTAGAAGCCTCGCCCGGCGATGCTGAGTCTACTTTTTcggagttgaaatttacatggctaAAAGCCAATTTTCAGCATTTATCAGATAATGCCACCGAAGAAGAGTTGGTGTGCGCAGCTCAAGCGTACATTATGCATATCATAGGGGGTGTACTGATGCCCAATTCGAACAACAACAAGGTTCATCTCCAGTATTTACCTCTGTTAGCTGATTTGTGTAGTGTTCGCTCCTATAGTTGGGGTTCCACAGTTCTGGCTATGTTGTATCGTGAGCTTTGTCGGAAGACAAAGCCTGATGCTGTAGATATGGGCGGATACCTTATATTGTTGCAATCATGGGCTCTTTAtcggatgccattcttggcatcg GTGGGGGAGGAGGTCCACGGCAAGAACAAGACAGGGAGACATGGACAGCATTGGGGGTTTACGCACCGGAGATATGTTGCGGTGTGGGAGAATCGGATGGCTCGAAGACTTTAG